One Burkholderia sp. 9120 genomic window, TCGGTGACCGAAATCGGCATGTCGGACGGCGCGGGCAGCACCAAGGCCATTCAGTTGAGCTTGCAGGGCGACAACATCGACGAACTACGTCGCTTGTCCGATGTGGCTCAGGCGCGCATGGCAAAGATTCCCGGACTCGTCGATCTGGATTCGAGCCTGAAGGCGGACAAGCCGATCGTCGCGATCAACGTGAAGCGAGAACTCGCGTCCGACCTCGGCGTAGGCGTCGCGGATATCGGCACGGCGCTGCGACCCCTGCTCTCCGGCGACGCGATCAGCACGTGGCGGGCGCCCGACGACCAGGACTACGACGTCAGCGTGCGACTGCCGCGCGAGCAGCGCCAGGACGTGGACGATCTCGCGCGGCTGATGATCGCCACCAATCGCACCGACGCGAACGGCGCGCCGGTGCTGGTGCCGCTGCGGCAGGTCGCGGATATCGTCAAGACGACCGGCCCCGACGTGCTGAACCGGCGCGATCTGCAGCGCGAGGTGGAGTTGTCGGCGAACGTGAACGGCCGCTCGCCCGGCGAAGTCGCCGCCGACGTCGCGAAGGCCCTCGACGCGATGCATCTGCCGGCCGGCTATCACTACCGCTTCGAAGGCTCGACCAAGAGCATGAACGAGTCGTTCATTTACGCGGTGGAAGCGTTGGCGCTGGCGGTGATTTTCATCTACATGATTCTGGCGTCGCAGTTCGCGAGCTTCGCTCAACCGCTCGCGATCATGGCGTCGCTGCCGCTGACGCTGATCGGCGTGCTGGTCGCGTTGTTGCTGTTCGGCAGCACGTTGAACATGTTCTCGATCATCGGTTTCGTGATGCTGATGGGGCTCGTGACGAAGAACGCGATTCTGCTGGTGGACTTCGCGAATCAGGCGCGGCGCGGCACGCTGCTGGATGCGTCCGGCAAGGGGCGCAAGATGGAGCGGCGCGAGGCCTTGCTCGAAGCCGCGCGGGTGCGGCTGCGTCCGATTCTGATGACCACGCTGGCGATGATCTTCGGCATGCTGCCGTTGGCCGCGGCGCTGGGCGAAGGTGGCGAACAGCGTGGGCCGTTGGGACAGACGGTGATTGGCGGGGTGATTACGTCGTCGATTCTGACGTTGGTGGTGGTGCCGGTGGTTTATACGGTGCTCGAGGATTGGGGGAGTTGGCTGCGAAAAAAGATATGGAAAAAAGGCTAGACAAGCCTAAAGTCGATGAAGGTAAGATTTGCTGGAAGATGAGATTTGCGTTTGCGAGCCGCCACGATTAGATCGTTCAAAGCATTTCGTACAACTTGCGTCTCAGCATCGTCGGCAATCGCAGAGAGGACCCTTACCATGAGAATCGACAGTATCAGGCTGACCAACTACCGGTGCCATAGTGGGCTGGAAGTGGATTTCTCGCCGTCGTTCAACGTATTGGTGGGTGGCAACGGAAGCGGCAAGACGTCGTTGCTGAATGGTATTTGCGAAGTCTTTGCGGTATCCGCCGCAGAGTTTGCTCCCGTGCAACTTCAGATGCTCAGCGACGACGCCGTCAGACGCGCGCGCGTTGAAGTTCAAGGGCAGCTTGGATTCGAACCGCAGTTCCCCGTGTCCGTCAATGCGAGCGGCATTTTCAATGGCGCACGCGTGACCTGGGGCGTCGAGCGCAACGCGTTGGCGGATCGTCCCCATGTCATGCCGTACCCAGCAGCGGCCATCAATCAAAAGAACAATACGGAGAGCGGCCAGACTTTGCCGCTCCTCGCCTATTACCGTGCCAGTCGGCGTTGGGACCAGGGCGACCAGAATGAGCTGACGGCGGCCACCCAACGAACAAGCCGCATGGACGCGTACAAAAATTACGGGGACGCGTCGACGAACGCTGGGGCGTTGCTGGTGTGGGCCATGTCCAAATCGCTGGAGCGGTTCCAGGTTTCATCCGAAACCGGACAAGCCTTTGACGACATCCACAACGACGAACTCGCCCTCGTCAACCACGCACTCGCCAATGCCATCGACGAAATCAAAGGCATCAAATACGACATGCGCGAGAAGGGCCTGCTCGTCGAATGGAAGCACGATTCGCCGTCCGGGCAGCCCGCCACGCTTTTCGCCAATCTGAGCGACGGGCAACGTGCCGTCGTCGGCCTGGTCGCCGACATTGCGCGCCGAATCTGCATCCTGAACCCTCACCTCGCGCTGGAGGTGCTGAAGCAAACGCCAGGCATCGTACTGGTCGACGAACTCGACACGCACTTGCATCCCACGTGGCAGCGGGCGCTTACGTTGGGTTTGCAATCCGCGTTTCCGGCTATCCAGTTCATTGTGGCCAGTCATTCTCCGCAAGTCCTGAGTGAGATGAAGCCGGAGCAAATCATCGTGCTGATTGATGGCATCGGTGCCAATCCGCAGGTTAGCTACGGACTGGATTCGAGCGCGGTGCTCGAAGAAATCATGGGTGCCTCCGCTCGCCCACTGGAAGTAGCGGACGAACTATCGCTGCTGTTCGCGGCGTTGGCTCGAGACGAACTGGACGTCGCGCGCGAACGCCTTGCCGCGCTGCGCGTCAAGGCGCCCGGTATCGTCGAGTTGAACCGTGCGGAAGCACTGCTGAAGAGAAAGGAGATCCTTGGCCGATGAGATACGTTGCAAAAAACAAAGAGCCGGATTAGTTGAAGGCCTGGAAGAAGCTGGCAAACGACGATTGGAAACCGAGCTATCCGGATCTCAAGAATCCGGAGAAGAAAGATCTGCACGATGCGCTGATTGCCGTACAAGGCGACACCTGCTGCTATTGCGGCCGCAGAATTAGCCGGGCCGATAGTCACATCGAGCACTTCGCGCCGCAAGCGGATGCCCCTGAACAGGCACTTGAGTATGAAAATCTGCTCGCGTCCTGTATCCGCGAGCGCTCGCGCAAGTTGCCGCTGCACTGCGACCACGCGAAAGACGAAGAGTTCGACGGAAGCTTGTGTATATCGCCGCTCGATCCTGCCTGCGAAGAGCGCTTCAAATATGCTTTAGACGGCGCAATCATGGCCACCGATTCCGCGGATAAAAAAGCGGACTACATGATCGGTCTCCTGAAGCTCGGCATTGCGTCCTTGCGCGACCGCCGGCAGGCTGCGCTCGAAGGCATGTTCGACGACGCGTTCCTCAAACCCGCAACCCATGCCGAGTGGGAGGCGATCCGTGCGATCCATCATGCGCGAAACAGCGCCGGTCAATTCGAGGACTTCGCCCACGTGATCACTCGATTTGCGGAGCAGTTGTCCACGACCTGATCTGCGGGTTTGTTGCTACAGTAGCGGTCTTTCCCCCACCAGCAGTCCTCCACCATGCGTACCACCCGAGCCATCCACGCTGTCGAGCGGCTGAAAACGCGCAGCGGCAATCCGCAGTTCGCCGCGATCAGCCTGTCTGGCGGCTTGTTCTACCTCGTCGACAAATCGAGCGGATCGGATAAAAAAGTCTCCGACCCGCTCACGCTCGACGACTTCGTCAAATTCGTCGACGCGTACGGCCCGCCGAAACCGCGTAAAGCGAGCAAGCTGGATATCGCGTTTGAAGAGCAGATCAAGAAAAGCAAGGGCAGTTGAGCCGAGGGGGCTCGCTTTCACCCTGCTTCAGGCTCTTTTCAGCTCCTTCAAGCGCCCCCAATCTCCCGCCACTGCCCATCCGCTGCGCTGCTCGCCAGCATCGCATCGATAAACCGCAGACCTGCCACACCGTCTTCCACCGTCGTCAGCAACAGGCTTTCCGCCGGCAGCGCGCGACCCGCGTCCAACGCTTCGATCTGCAACGCCGCGTCTTTATACAACTGCGCGAACGCTTCCAGATAGCCTTCAGGATGTCCCGCCGGCACACGCGTCGCATGCGCCGCGATCGCGCTTTTTACCCGCCCTCGCGTCAACCGTTCAGCCGAACCACCCAGCGGCGTGAACCACAAGTCGTTCGGCTGTTCCTGATCGAAAGCAAGATTCGCCTTCGTTCCATACACCCGCAAACGCAACGCGTTCTCCGCGCCGCTCGCCACCTGACTCGCCCATAACATGCCGCGCGCGCCGTTCGCATAGCGCAGCATGGCCTGCACATGATCGTCGATGCGACGTCCCGGCACGAAGGTATGCACCTCCGCCGCGAGCGACGACGGCGTCATCGCCGTGACGAAAGCGGCCAGGTGATACGCGTGCGTGCCGATATCGCCGAGACAGCCTGCCGGGCCCGCCAACGCAGGGTCCGTGCGCCAGCCGGCTTGTTTATTCGTGCCGCTCGTTTCGATCGGTTCCGCCAGCCAGTCTTGCGCGTATTCGACTTGCACCACGCGCAATTCGCCGAGTCCACCCGAATCGATCAGTTCGCGCGCGTAACGCACCATCGGATAACCGGAATACGTATGCGTCAACGCAAAGAGCTTGTTCTTCTCGCGTGCGAGTTTCGCGAGCGCCTCGCCTTCCGCGAGCGAAATCGCTAGCGGTTTGTCGCACACCACATGGATACCCGCTTCGAGAAACGCCGTCGCAACCGGCGCATGCAGATGATTCGGCGTGACGATCGCCACCGCGTCGATGCCGTCGTCGCGGGTGGCTTCGGCGCGCGCCATCTCGCGCCAGTCGGCGTAACTACGCGCGATGCCCGCCTCGGCGGCGCTGGCCTGCGCACGCTGCGGATCGGACGACAACGCGCCCGCCACCAGTTCGAAGCGATCGTCGAGCCGCGCCGCGATCCGATGTACCGCGCCGATAAACGCGCCCTGCCCGCC contains:
- a CDS encoding AAA family ATPase — encoded protein: MRIDSIRLTNYRCHSGLEVDFSPSFNVLVGGNGSGKTSLLNGICEVFAVSAAEFAPVQLQMLSDDAVRRARVEVQGQLGFEPQFPVSVNASGIFNGARVTWGVERNALADRPHVMPYPAAAINQKNNTESGQTLPLLAYYRASRRWDQGDQNELTAATQRTSRMDAYKNYGDASTNAGALLVWAMSKSLERFQVSSETGQAFDDIHNDELALVNHALANAIDEIKGIKYDMREKGLLVEWKHDSPSGQPATLFANLSDGQRAVVGLVADIARRICILNPHLALEVLKQTPGIVLVDELDTHLHPTWQRALTLGLQSAFPAIQFIVASHSPQVLSEMKPEQIIVLIDGIGANPQVSYGLDSSAVLEEIMGASARPLEVADELSLLFAALARDELDVARERLAALRVKAPGIVELNRAEALLKRKEILGR
- a CDS encoding retron system putative HNH endonuclease, whose protein sequence is MKAWKKLANDDWKPSYPDLKNPEKKDLHDALIAVQGDTCCYCGRRISRADSHIEHFAPQADAPEQALEYENLLASCIRERSRKLPLHCDHAKDEEFDGSLCISPLDPACEERFKYALDGAIMATDSADKKADYMIGLLKLGIASLRDRRQAALEGMFDDAFLKPATHAEWEAIRAIHHARNSAGQFEDFAHVITRFAEQLSTT
- a CDS encoding Gfo/Idh/MocA family oxidoreductase, with the protein product MAQRRLRLGMVGGGQGAFIGAVHRIAARLDDRFELVAGALSSDPQRAQASAAEAGIARSYADWREMARAEATRDDGIDAVAIVTPNHLHAPVATAFLEAGIHVVCDKPLAISLAEGEALAKLAREKNKLFALTHTYSGYPMVRYARELIDSGGLGELRVVQVEYAQDWLAEPIETSGTNKQAGWRTDPALAGPAGCLGDIGTHAYHLAAFVTAMTPSSLAAEVHTFVPGRRIDDHVQAMLRYANGARGMLWASQVASGAENALRLRVYGTKANLAFDQEQPNDLWFTPLGGSAERLTRGRVKSAIAAHATRVPAGHPEGYLEAFAQLYKDAALQIEALDAGRALPAESLLLTTVEDGVAGLRFIDAMLASSAADGQWREIGGA